A region of Methyloversatilis discipulorum DNA encodes the following proteins:
- a CDS encoding ribonucleotide-diphosphate reductase subunit beta, with protein sequence MLSFEDDLPMTAPQPGLALRTPASRPFEPDSRELPMSPPATPAAQGDARMRRIRAEDKRVINGGTDVNQLVPFKYKWAWEKYLAGCANHWMPQEVNMQRDIELWKSPNGLTEDERRLVKRNLGFFVTADSLAANNIVLGTYRHITAPECRQYLLRQAFEEAIHTHAYQYIVESLGLDEGEVFNAYHEVQSIRDKDEFLIPFIDVLTDPAFKTGTPEADQQLLKSLIVFACLMEGLFFYVGFVQILALGRQNKMTGAAEQYQYILRDESMHCNFGIDLINQIKLENPHLWTPEFREELKALFRKAVELEYRYAEDTMPRGVLGLNSNMFKEYLRFIANRRAQQIGLDVLYPGAENPFPWMSEMIDLKKERNFFETRVIEYQTGGALSWD encoded by the coding sequence ATGCTGAGTTTCGAAGACGACCTGCCGATGACCGCACCGCAACCCGGTCTGGCGCTGCGCACGCCCGCATCGCGTCCGTTCGAACCCGACTCGCGCGAACTGCCGATGTCGCCGCCGGCCACGCCGGCCGCCCAGGGCGACGCGCGCATGCGCCGCATCCGCGCCGAAGACAAGCGCGTCATCAACGGCGGCACCGACGTGAACCAGCTCGTGCCTTTCAAGTACAAGTGGGCCTGGGAAAAGTACCTCGCCGGCTGCGCCAACCACTGGATGCCGCAGGAAGTGAACATGCAGCGCGACATCGAACTGTGGAAGTCGCCGAACGGCCTGACCGAAGACGAGCGCCGTCTGGTCAAGCGCAACCTCGGTTTCTTCGTCACCGCCGATTCGCTGGCCGCCAACAACATCGTGCTCGGCACCTACCGCCACATCACCGCGCCCGAGTGCCGCCAGTATTTGCTGCGCCAGGCCTTTGAGGAGGCCATCCACACCCACGCCTACCAGTACATCGTCGAGTCGCTCGGCCTGGACGAAGGCGAGGTGTTCAACGCCTATCACGAAGTGCAGTCCATCCGTGACAAGGACGAGTTCCTCATCCCCTTCATCGACGTGCTGACCGACCCGGCCTTCAAGACCGGCACGCCCGAAGCCGACCAGCAACTGCTGAAGAGCCTCATCGTGTTCGCCTGCCTGATGGAAGGCCTGTTCTTCTACGTGGGCTTCGTGCAGATCCTGGCGCTGGGCCGCCAGAACAAGATGACCGGCGCCGCCGAGCAGTACCAGTACATCCTGCGCGACGAGTCCATGCACTGTAATTTCGGCATCGACCTGATCAACCAGATCAAGCTCGAAAACCCGCACCTGTGGACCCCGGAATTCCGCGAAGAGCTCAAGGCCCTGTTCCGCAAGGCCGTCGAGCTGGAGTACCGCTACGCCGAAGACACCATGCCGCGCGGCGTGCTTGGCCTCAACTCGAACATGTTCAAGGAATACCTGCGCTTCATCGCCAACCGCCGCGCGCAGCAGATCGGTCTGGACGTGCTCTACCCGGGCGCGGAAAACCCCTTCCCGTGGATGAGCGAAATGATCGACCTGAAGAAGGAACGCAACTTCTTCGAAACCCGGGTGATCGAGTATCAAACGGGTGGGGCGTTGAGTTGGGATTGA
- a CDS encoding ribonucleoside-diphosphate reductase subunit alpha, giving the protein MQLTAEHASTRPQSPSPDQISIDELPNTAALHADYKVIRRNGAVVNFEPAKISIAVTKAFLAVNGGQGAASARVREQVAGITSQVVQALVRRQPHGGTFHIEDIQDQVELALMRSAEHDVARAYVLYREKRAAERAQKQHAVEAAADQPVLHVVDGNRRMPLDHAALRGLIEASCEALGDVVSVDAILNATLSNLYDGVPVEEVRKSAIMAARSLLEQDPAYGYVTARLLLHTVRAEVLGEETSQAEMATAYAEYFPRYIKLGIEAELLDSKLAQFDLAKLGAALDHRNDLRFNYLGLQTLYDRYFLHIRDRRIELPQIFFMRVAMGLALNEINREERAIEFYKLLSSFDFMSSTPTLFNSGTLRPQLSSCYLTTVADDLDGIFEAIKENALLAKFAGGLGNDWTPVRALGSHIKGTNGKSQGVVPFLKVVNDTAVAVNQGGKRKGAVCAYLESWHLDIEEFLDLRKNTGDDRRRTHDMNTANWIPDLFMRRVMENGEWTLFSPADCPDLHDLYGSAFEQAYTRYEEKAARGEIRLFKKTQAVALWRKMLSMLFETGHPWITFKDPCNLRSPQQHVGVVHSSNLCTEITLNTSDTEIAVCNLGSVNLVAHLKDDGKGGKALDHDKLRKTIRTAMRMLDNVIDINYYSVGKARNANLKHRPVGMGLMGFQEALHELRTPYASDAAVEFADRSMEAVAYYAYWASTELAEERGRYSSYKGSLWDRGILPHDSLDILAEQRGGYLEVDRSVTMDWDALRNRIANYGMRNSNCLAIAPTATISNIIGVDASIEPTYQNLFVKSNLSGEFTVVNEHLVRDLKKLGLWDEVMVADLKYFDGSLSRIDRIPADIRALYATAFEVEPKWLVEAASRRQKWIDQAQSLNIYMAGASGKKLDETYKLAWLRGLKTTYYLRAMGATHAEKSTGRGGELNAVPSQSEEPAPKFCAIDDPTCEACQ; this is encoded by the coding sequence ATGCAATTGACCGCCGAACACGCCAGCACCCGTCCGCAGTCCCCCAGCCCCGACCAGATCAGCATCGACGAGCTGCCGAACACGGCGGCGCTGCACGCCGATTACAAGGTGATCCGCCGCAACGGTGCGGTGGTGAATTTCGAGCCGGCCAAGATTTCGATCGCGGTGACCAAGGCTTTCCTGGCGGTGAATGGCGGGCAGGGTGCCGCGTCGGCGCGCGTGCGCGAACAGGTGGCCGGCATCACCAGCCAGGTGGTGCAGGCGCTGGTGCGTCGCCAGCCGCACGGCGGCACCTTCCACATCGAAGACATCCAGGACCAGGTCGAACTGGCGCTGATGCGTTCGGCCGAGCACGACGTGGCCCGCGCCTACGTGCTTTACCGCGAGAAGCGCGCCGCCGAGCGCGCGCAGAAGCAGCACGCGGTCGAAGCCGCGGCCGACCAGCCGGTGCTGCACGTGGTCGACGGCAACCGTCGCATGCCGCTGGACCACGCCGCGCTGCGCGGCCTGATCGAAGCCTCGTGCGAGGCGCTGGGCGACGTGGTGTCGGTCGACGCCATCCTGAACGCCACGCTGTCGAACCTGTACGACGGCGTGCCGGTCGAGGAAGTGCGCAAGTCCGCCATCATGGCCGCCCGCTCGCTGCTCGAGCAGGACCCGGCCTACGGCTACGTCACCGCCCGCCTGCTGCTGCACACGGTGCGCGCCGAAGTGCTGGGTGAGGAAACTTCGCAGGCAGAGATGGCCACTGCCTACGCCGAATACTTCCCGCGCTACATCAAGCTGGGTATCGAAGCCGAACTGCTCGATTCCAAGCTGGCCCAGTTCGACCTCGCCAAGCTCGGCGCCGCGCTGGACCACCGCAATGACCTGCGCTTCAACTACCTCGGCCTGCAGACGCTGTACGACCGCTACTTCCTGCACATCCGCGACCGCCGCATCGAACTGCCGCAGATCTTCTTCATGCGCGTCGCCATGGGTCTGGCGCTGAACGAAATCAACCGCGAAGAGCGCGCGATCGAGTTCTACAAGCTGCTGTCCAGCTTCGACTTCATGAGCTCGACGCCGACGCTGTTCAACAGCGGCACGCTACGTCCGCAGCTGTCGTCCTGCTACCTCACCACGGTGGCTGACGATCTCGACGGCATTTTCGAGGCGATCAAGGAAAACGCGCTGCTGGCCAAGTTCGCCGGCGGTCTGGGCAACGACTGGACGCCGGTGCGCGCGCTGGGTTCGCACATCAAGGGCACCAACGGCAAGTCGCAGGGTGTGGTCCCCTTCCTGAAGGTGGTCAATGACACCGCGGTCGCGGTGAACCAGGGCGGCAAGCGCAAGGGCGCGGTGTGCGCCTATCTGGAAAGCTGGCACCTCGACATCGAGGAATTCCTCGACCTGCGCAAGAACACCGGCGACGACCGCCGCCGCACGCACGACATGAACACGGCGAACTGGATTCCCGACCTGTTCATGCGCCGCGTGATGGAAAACGGCGAATGGACGCTGTTCTCGCCGGCCGACTGCCCGGACCTGCACGACCTGTACGGCAGCGCCTTCGAGCAGGCCTACACCCGCTACGAAGAGAAGGCCGCGCGCGGCGAAATCCGCCTGTTCAAGAAGACGCAGGCCGTGGCCCTGTGGCGCAAGATGCTGTCGATGCTGTTCGAAACCGGCCACCCGTGGATCACCTTCAAGGACCCGTGCAACCTGCGTTCGCCGCAGCAGCATGTCGGCGTCGTGCATAGCTCGAACCTCTGCACCGAAATCACGCTGAACACCTCGGACACCGAAATCGCCGTGTGCAACCTCGGCTCGGTGAACCTGGTCGCCCACCTGAAGGACGACGGCAAGGGCGGCAAGGCGCTCGACCACGACAAGCTGCGCAAGACCATCCGCACCGCGATGCGCATGCTCGACAACGTCATCGACATCAACTACTACTCGGTCGGCAAGGCGCGCAACGCCAACCTGAAGCACCGCCCGGTCGGCATGGGCCTGATGGGCTTCCAGGAAGCGCTGCACGAACTGCGCACGCCGTACGCCTCCGACGCGGCGGTCGAGTTCGCCGACCGCTCGATGGAAGCGGTGGCCTACTACGCCTACTGGGCCTCGACCGAACTGGCCGAAGAGCGCGGCCGCTACTCCAGCTACAAGGGCAGCTTGTGGGACCGCGGCATCCTGCCGCACGACTCGCTGGACATCCTGGCCGAGCAGCGTGGCGGCTACCTCGAAGTCGACCGCTCGGTCACGATGGACTGGGACGCGCTGCGCAACCGCATCGCCAACTACGGCATGCGCAACTCGAACTGCCTGGCGATCGCGCCGACCGCCACCATTTCGAACATCATCGGCGTCGATGCCAGCATCGAGCCGACCTACCAGAACCTGTTCGTCAAATCGAACCTGTCGGGCGAATTCACCGTGGTGAACGAGCACCTGGTGCGTGACCTGAAGAAGCTGGGTCTGTGGGACGAAGTGATGGTTGCCGACCTGAAGTATTTCGACGGCTCGCTGTCGCGCATCGACCGCATCCCGGCCGACATCCGCGCGCTCTACGCCACCGCTTTCGAAGTCGAGCCGAAGTGGCTGGTCGAAGCCGCGTCGCGCCGCCAGAAGTGGATCGATCAGGCGCAGAGCCTGAACATCTACATGGCCGGCGCCTCCGGCAAGAAGCTGGACGAAACCTACAAGCTCGCCTGGCTGCGCGGCCTGAAGACCACCTACTACCTGCGCGCCATGGGCGCCACCCACGCCGAGAAATCCACCGGCCGCGGCGGCGAACTGAACGCGGTGCCGAGCCAGTCGGAAGAGCCGGCGCCCAAGTTCTGCGCCATCGACGATCCCACCTGCGAAGCTTGCCAATAA
- the ampD gene encoding 1,6-anhydro-N-acetylmuramyl-L-alanine amidase AmpD, which translates to MTTDFLIDADGWCTAARRIESPNSDPRPEGEPVSLVVMHCISLPPGEFGGPYIEDLFLNRLDPAAHPYFVDVAPLRVSAHFVVRRNGELLQFVSSTRRAWHAGRSSWGGREGCNDFSVGIELEGCNVLPFEDAQYRCAAALIDALRKRHPVVDVVGHSDIAPGRKIDPGACFDWKRLPGVIRSD; encoded by the coding sequence ATGACCACCGATTTCCTTATCGACGCCGATGGCTGGTGTACCGCCGCCCGCCGCATCGAATCGCCCAATTCCGACCCGCGCCCTGAGGGCGAACCGGTGTCGCTGGTGGTGATGCACTGCATCAGCCTGCCGCCGGGCGAATTCGGCGGCCCCTATATAGAAGACCTCTTCCTGAACCGGCTCGACCCGGCGGCCCACCCGTACTTCGTCGACGTCGCGCCGTTGCGCGTGTCGGCGCATTTCGTGGTGCGGCGCAACGGCGAACTGCTGCAGTTCGTGTCGAGTACGCGCCGCGCCTGGCATGCCGGCCGTTCGAGCTGGGGCGGGCGGGAGGGCTGCAACGACTTCTCGGTCGGCATCGAGCTTGAAGGTTGCAACGTGCTGCCCTTCGAGGACGCCCAATACCGGTGCGCCGCAGCGTTGATTGATGCGCTGCGCAAACGGCATCCGGTGGTCGACGTGGTAGGTCATTCGGATATCGCGCCGGGAAGAAAGATTGATCCCGGTGCCTGCTTCGACTGGAAACGCTTGCCCGGCGTCATCCGGTCGGACTGA
- a CDS encoding sigma-54-dependent transcriptional regulator: MERRRTERELKVLVVDDEDDLRELLDMSLARMGLHASLAGSVGEARELLGKERFALCLTDMRLPDGEGMDLVRHIAEHHRDLPVAVITAFGSMDNAVAALKAGAFDYLAKPVSIEQLRALVRSALDLPTRGSEVRPAGTDALVGDAPAMTQVRETIAKLARSGAPVHIHGESGSGKERAARLIHELGARREGPFVAVNCGAIPENLVESEFFGYAKGAFTGADADREGYFQAARGGTLFLDEVGDLPLAMQVKLLRAIQEKSVRRVGARAEEATDVRLISATHRNLRQMVDEGRFRQDLFYRLNVLELRMPSLRECRESIPQLAQTLLERIAAADGKKPELTRAAVDALCAYPFPGNVRELENVLERAYALSSGERIDAADLGLMPVDDEVPDMPAGELPLQDYLDRMERAAIEDALRKTRYNRTAAARLLGVTFRSLRYRLQRLGIND; this comes from the coding sequence ATGGAACGGCGGCGGACTGAGCGGGAGCTGAAGGTGCTGGTCGTCGACGACGAAGACGACCTGCGCGAACTGCTCGACATGTCGCTCGCGCGCATGGGCCTGCACGCCTCGCTCGCCGGATCGGTCGGCGAGGCGCGTGAACTGCTCGGCAAGGAACGCTTCGCGCTGTGCCTGACCGACATGCGCCTGCCCGATGGCGAAGGCATGGATTTGGTGCGTCACATCGCCGAACACCACCGCGATCTGCCGGTGGCCGTCATCACCGCCTTCGGCAGCATGGACAACGCGGTCGCCGCGCTGAAGGCGGGCGCCTTCGACTATCTCGCCAAGCCGGTGTCAATCGAACAGCTGCGCGCGCTGGTGCGTTCGGCGCTCGACCTGCCGACGCGCGGCAGCGAGGTGCGACCGGCCGGCACCGACGCGCTGGTGGGCGACGCGCCGGCCATGACCCAGGTGCGCGAAACCATCGCCAAGCTCGCGCGCAGTGGCGCACCGGTGCATATCCACGGCGAATCGGGCAGCGGCAAGGAACGCGCGGCGCGGCTGATACACGAGCTGGGTGCGCGGCGCGAAGGGCCTTTCGTCGCGGTCAATTGCGGCGCCATACCCGAGAACCTGGTCGAGTCCGAGTTCTTCGGTTACGCCAAGGGCGCCTTCACCGGCGCCGACGCCGACCGCGAAGGCTATTTCCAGGCGGCCCGCGGTGGCACGCTGTTCCTCGACGAAGTGGGCGACCTGCCGCTGGCGATGCAGGTGAAGCTGCTGCGCGCGATACAGGAGAAGTCCGTACGCCGCGTCGGTGCGCGCGCCGAAGAGGCGACCGACGTGCGCCTGATCAGCGCCACCCACCGCAATCTGCGGCAGATGGTGGACGAGGGCCGTTTCCGCCAGGATCTCTTCTACCGGCTCAACGTGCTCGAACTGCGCATGCCCAGCCTGCGTGAGTGCCGCGAATCCATCCCGCAACTGGCGCAGACCCTGCTCGAACGCATCGCCGCCGCCGACGGCAAGAAGCCCGAACTGACGCGTGCGGCGGTCGATGCGCTGTGCGCCTATCCCTTCCCCGGCAATGTGCGCGAACTGGAGAATGTGCTCGAACGCGCCTACGCGCTCAGCTCCGGTGAGCGCATCGACGCCGCCGACCTCGGCCTGATGCCGGTCGACGACGAAGTGCCTGATATGCCGGCCGGCGAACTGCCGCTGCAGGACTATCTCGACCGCATGGAGCGCGCCGCCATCGAGGACGCGCTGCGCAAGACCCGCTACAACCGTACCGCGGCGGCCCGCCTGCTCGGCGTCACCTTCCGCTCGCTGCGCTACCGGCTGCAGCGGCTGGGCATCAATGACTGA
- a CDS encoding sensor histidine kinase, giving the protein MLTTAGSDGAAALPVARVSSLRYFNLYRLLIASVLVALVFGVPGEISFADYRGALFASAARGYWVFAVCVMLGADRLLPTDDARLTAGVLADIFFLTLLTYAGGGLSTGLPFMHVVVLAFAALVGQGRLAVFYAAVASLAMLFQQAMQWVTLGSDAGGFVHVGSISIGFFATAIAVRLLARRVIANESLARERGRDLAEQVRVNERVIRDMDDGVLVVDTLGHVRQANPQARRLLDPLMPRPVMLADYSPALAAAMAAQADPDRERVFVLDLPSRPAALRVRCVPAGGAGGHLVFIEDLARLREQARQIKLAALGRLTASMAHEIRNPLAAISQAAELLQEERRAETQARLTRIIGDNAQRLDRMVSDVLELGRRDRAEPELLELSAYVRTFVDEFAMREPGVRARVHIETGAPASIWFDRGHLHQVLWNLLGNALRFAGPDDGAVRLTVSATEDATQLDIVDNGPGVTDSARAHLFEPFFTTHSRGTGLGLYIARELSDANGATLDFVDNSPGAHFRLRGLNRSLDESWNGGGLSGS; this is encoded by the coding sequence ATGCTCACGACAGCCGGGTCTGACGGCGCCGCCGCGCTGCCGGTGGCGCGGGTGAGTTCGCTGCGCTACTTCAATCTGTATCGCCTGCTGATCGCCTCGGTGCTGGTTGCGCTGGTGTTCGGCGTGCCGGGCGAGATCAGTTTTGCCGATTACCGCGGCGCGCTGTTCGCCAGCGCCGCGCGCGGCTACTGGGTGTTCGCCGTCTGCGTCATGCTCGGCGCCGACCGCCTGCTGCCGACCGATGACGCACGGCTGACCGCAGGCGTACTCGCCGACATCTTCTTCCTCACGCTGCTGACTTACGCGGGCGGTGGGCTCAGCACCGGTCTGCCCTTCATGCACGTGGTCGTGCTGGCGTTCGCTGCACTGGTCGGGCAGGGGCGCCTGGCGGTGTTCTACGCGGCGGTGGCCAGTCTCGCCATGCTGTTCCAGCAGGCGATGCAGTGGGTCACGCTGGGCTCCGACGCCGGTGGCTTCGTGCATGTCGGCTCGATCAGCATCGGCTTCTTCGCCACCGCGATCGCGGTGCGCCTGCTGGCGCGGCGGGTCATCGCCAACGAGTCGCTGGCGCGCGAGCGGGGTCGCGACCTGGCCGAGCAGGTGCGGGTGAACGAACGAGTGATCCGCGACATGGACGACGGCGTGCTGGTGGTCGATACGCTCGGCCACGTGCGGCAGGCCAATCCGCAGGCGCGCCGCCTGCTCGATCCGCTGATGCCGCGGCCGGTCATGCTGGCCGACTATTCGCCGGCGCTTGCCGCGGCGATGGCGGCACAGGCCGACCCCGACCGCGAACGCGTGTTCGTGCTCGATCTGCCGTCGCGCCCGGCGGCGCTGCGCGTGCGCTGCGTGCCGGCCGGCGGTGCCGGTGGGCATCTGGTGTTCATCGAAGATCTGGCGCGGCTGCGCGAACAGGCGCGGCAGATCAAGCTCGCTGCGCTCGGCCGGCTGACCGCCAGCATGGCGCACGAGATCCGCAACCCGCTGGCCGCCATCAGCCAGGCGGCCGAACTGCTGCAGGAGGAGCGGCGCGCCGAGACGCAGGCACGGCTCACCCGCATCATCGGCGACAACGCGCAGCGGCTGGACCGCATGGTCAGCGACGTGCTGGAACTGGGCCGCCGCGACCGCGCCGAGCCGGAACTGCTCGAACTGAGTGCTTACGTGCGCACCTTCGTCGATGAATTCGCGATGCGCGAGCCGGGCGTGCGTGCGCGCGTGCACATCGAAACCGGCGCGCCGGCGAGCATCTGGTTCGATCGCGGCCATCTGCACCAGGTGCTGTGGAACCTGCTCGGCAATGCGCTGCGCTTCGCCGGCCCGGACGACGGCGCGGTGCGCCTGACGGTCAGCGCGACCGAGGACGCCACCCAGCTCGACATCGTCGACAACGGCCCCGGCGTCACCGACAGCGCGCGCGCCCACCTGTTCGAACCTTTCTTCACCACGCACAGCCGCGGCACCGGGCTCGGCCTCTACATCGCGCGCGAACTCAGCGACGCCAACGGGGCCACGCTCGACTTCGTGGATAATTCGCCGGGTGCGCACTTTCGCCTGCGCGGCCTGAACAGGAGCTTGGACGAATCATGGAACGGCGGCGGACTGAGCGGGAGCTGA
- a CDS encoding PP0621 family protein yields MSRILFFALLAFLAWLWFFKKPARNKSEKSKPAEPAVERIVQCAECGLRLPEGEALFSDAQYFCCPEHRDAHDSRV; encoded by the coding sequence ATGTCCCGCATCCTGTTTTTTGCGCTCCTGGCCTTCCTGGCCTGGCTGTGGTTCTTCAAGAAACCCGCGCGCAACAAGTCTGAAAAGAGCAAGCCCGCCGAGCCGGCGGTCGAGCGCATCGTGCAGTGCGCCGAGTGCGGTCTGCGCCTGCCCGAGGGCGAAGCACTGTTTTCCGATGCGCAGTACTTCTGCTGCCCCGAGCATCGCGATGCTCACGACAGCCGGGTCTGA
- a CDS encoding tetratricopeptide repeat protein: MRAPADMEAGLNYARLLVQDGNYEGGIAAMERLLLDPAAHPAVRVELAVLYYRLASYSMSEALLRQALDDSRLTGEQRTVAENLLRDVSKRNQVSQFDGLLVFGVRAQTNPAARSDRDTVLSGGLPLAVASPFKPKSDTDLQATLRLDHRYDLGTQNEAAVVSSLVAQVIKYSSSSGSRLSPSQADPYNLALVEVTSGIRFKPSATGAPGLTLRPHLIVGTLSAQGHKYLDSYGAGLDVGYLINERTVIDAGYEYRNFDYASRIDVPNAGLLGGPDNLFRVRLTRELSPGTALSGELRARFHRTDRDYYDYDGYEGRLTYAFSYANPFVANGGAWTTSIWGGVHQRHYQAADPSVDPTRKRRDTEWRIGIGNTVALSAAWSLLIQVEHMDTDANLPNFRNKNSSLFGAAAYRF, translated from the coding sequence ATGCGTGCGCCGGCCGACATGGAAGCCGGCTTGAACTATGCCCGCCTGCTCGTGCAGGACGGCAACTACGAGGGCGGCATCGCCGCCATGGAACGCCTGCTGCTCGATCCGGCCGCTCACCCGGCCGTGCGCGTAGAACTGGCCGTGCTGTATTACCGCCTGGCGTCCTACAGCATGTCGGAAGCCCTGCTGCGGCAGGCGCTCGATGACAGCCGCCTGACGGGTGAGCAAAGGACCGTTGCGGAGAACCTGCTGCGCGATGTCAGCAAGCGCAACCAGGTGTCGCAGTTCGACGGTCTTCTGGTGTTCGGCGTGCGCGCGCAGACCAACCCGGCGGCGCGCTCCGACCGCGACACGGTGCTCTCAGGCGGCCTGCCGCTGGCGGTCGCCTCGCCGTTCAAGCCGAAGTCGGACACCGATCTGCAGGCGACCCTGCGTCTGGACCACCGCTATGACCTCGGCACGCAGAACGAGGCGGCCGTCGTTAGTTCGCTGGTGGCCCAGGTGATCAAGTACAGCTCTTCGTCCGGCTCCCGGTTGTCGCCCAGTCAGGCGGATCCGTACAACCTCGCGCTGGTCGAGGTGACCAGCGGCATCCGCTTCAAGCCGTCCGCCACCGGCGCGCCGGGCCTCACCCTGCGCCCTCACCTCATCGTCGGCACGCTCAGCGCACAAGGCCACAAATATCTGGACAGCTACGGCGCCGGGCTCGATGTGGGCTATCTGATCAACGAGCGCACGGTGATCGACGCCGGTTACGAGTACCGCAATTTCGATTACGCCTCGCGCATCGACGTGCCGAACGCCGGCCTGCTCGGTGGCCCGGACAATCTGTTCCGCGTACGTCTGACCCGGGAACTGAGCCCGGGCACGGCACTGAGCGGCGAACTGCGCGCGCGCTTCCATCGCACCGACCGCGATTACTACGACTACGACGGCTACGAAGGGCGGCTGACCTATGCGTTCAGCTATGCAAACCCCTTCGTCGCCAACGGCGGCGCCTGGACGACCTCGATCTGGGGCGGCGTACATCAGCGCCACTACCAGGCCGCCGATCCGTCGGTCGATCCGACCCGGAAGCGCCGGGATACCGAGTGGCGCATCGGTATCGGCAACACCGTGGCACTGTCGGCCGCCTGGTCGCTGCTGATCCAGGTCGAGCACATGGACACCGACGCCAACCTGCCCAACTTCCGCAACAAGAATTCTTCCTTGTTCGGTGCAGCGGCCTATCGCTTCTGA
- a CDS encoding FecR family protein translates to MTPPISKDWWIAAALTSAALPTAFAQTASTPRAGVVSAITSSAPATTNAKTVMVGDNVVPGETLRTGPDGQLHVLFLDQSAVTLGADSELVIETFNYDPASRQGQIRLRLNQGLLRVVGGHISKTTATEIATAHGKVEIRGGITVVNSEANSTSGTFLFGQQMRATDNSGNSQTITRPGFGSSIGSQGVSTPSRTSPQQLNLLLSQLETRPNNVNQVNPNPSPAPSGQLLSTGNTPGGTTNPGNSLANDRLRNVVDTRETANPTQTLRNILGVGQTPVAS, encoded by the coding sequence ATGACCCCGCCGATTTCGAAAGACTGGTGGATCGCCGCCGCGCTGACCAGCGCCGCGCTGCCGACCGCCTTTGCGCAGACCGCATCAACGCCCCGTGCGGGCGTGGTGTCCGCCATCACGTCCAGCGCCCCCGCCACTACCAACGCGAAGACCGTGATGGTCGGCGATAATGTGGTTCCCGGCGAAACGCTGCGCACCGGACCGGACGGGCAACTGCACGTTCTTTTCCTCGACCAGTCGGCCGTCACGCTGGGCGCCGATTCCGAGCTGGTCATCGAAACCTTCAACTACGACCCGGCCAGCAGGCAGGGCCAGATCCGGCTGCGCCTGAACCAGGGCCTGCTGCGCGTGGTCGGCGGACACATCAGCAAGACCACCGCGACCGAAATCGCCACAGCGCACGGCAAGGTGGAGATCCGCGGCGGCATCACCGTGGTGAACTCAGAGGCGAACAGTACGAGCGGCACCTTCCTGTTCGGCCAGCAGATGCGGGCGACCGACAACAGCGGCAACAGCCAGACCATTACGCGTCCGGGATTTGGCAGCAGCATCGGTTCCCAGGGCGTTTCGACACCGTCACGTACATCACCGCAACAGCTCAACTTGCTGTTGAGCCAGCTGGAAACCCGGCCGAACAACGTCAACCAGGTCAATCCCAATCCGTCGCCGGCCCCCAGCGGCCAGTTGCTCAGCACCGGAAATACGCCGGGCGGGACCACCAACCCGGGCAATTCGCTGGCCAACGACAGGTTGCGGAACGTCGTCGACACCAGGGAAACCGCCAATCCGACACAGACCTTGCGCAACATCCTCGGGGTCGGCCAGACGCCCGTCGCTTCCTGA